A genomic window from Flavobacterium hankyongi includes:
- a CDS encoding group III truncated hemoglobin, with amino-acid sequence MKHDVCNRNDLSLLLDAFYTKIRANEEIGHFFNESIQDWDSHLEKLTDFWENNLFAVRKYYGNPIKVHVEVDENFNHTINPNVFGLWLNLWFETLEELFEGENVEILKRRARKMGTVLMVNIFENRGIVNQE; translated from the coding sequence ATGAAACACGACGTTTGTAATAGAAATGATTTGTCACTATTATTGGATGCTTTTTACACAAAGATTAGAGCTAATGAGGAAATAGGTCATTTTTTTAATGAATCAATACAAGATTGGGATAGCCATTTAGAAAAACTAACTGATTTTTGGGAGAATAACCTTTTTGCTGTTAGAAAATATTATGGCAATCCAATAAAAGTTCACGTTGAAGTTGATGAAAACTTTAATCATACAATTAATCCAAATGTTTTTGGGCTGTGGTTAAATTTATGGTTTGAAACACTCGAAGAGCTTTTTGAAGGTGAAAATGTCGAAATATTAAAAAGACGTGCTCGTAAAATGGGAACTGTACTTATGGTTAATATTTTTGAGAATAGAGGAATAGTAAATCAAGAATGA
- a CDS encoding 4'-phosphopantetheinyl transferase family protein, translated as MPLFKTIRINNDTTIFLWKITEDYNELFCQVSLKDTSLARMEKMKSESHQKGFLSIRMLLQHCGYNDFDLIYDKLGKPHLKDGKHISISHSFDFSAIALSNQNIGIDIEQVKEKVLRIAPRFMEMWHLENLSEVDQMKKATVIWGTKEAIFKIKNEVGISFPDHIFEKPFSLSDKKCKAELHFNSCIENFDVSFEEAENYILVCASHS; from the coding sequence ATGCCTTTATTCAAAACAATTCGAATCAACAACGATACTACAATCTTTCTTTGGAAAATAACCGAAGACTATAACGAATTATTTTGCCAAGTTTCTTTAAAAGACACCTCTTTAGCTAGGATGGAAAAAATGAAATCAGAAAGTCATCAAAAAGGATTTTTAAGCATTAGAATGCTTCTTCAACATTGTGGCTATAACGATTTTGATTTGATTTATGACAAACTTGGCAAACCACACTTAAAAGACGGCAAACACATTTCAATTTCTCATTCGTTCGATTTTTCTGCTATTGCCTTAAGCAATCAAAATATTGGTATTGACATTGAACAGGTCAAGGAAAAAGTATTGCGCATTGCTCCTCGTTTCATGGAAATGTGGCATTTAGAAAATCTTTCTGAAGTTGATCAAATGAAAAAAGCCACTGTGATTTGGGGAACCAAAGAGGCTATTTTTAAAATAAAAAATGAAGTTGGAATAAGCTTTCCCGATCACATTTTTGAAAAGCCCTTTTCATTATCTGACAAAAAATGCAAAGCAGAATTACATTTTAATTCCTGCATTGAAAATTTTGATGTTTCTTTTGAAGAAGCCGAAAACTACATTCTGGTTTGCGCCTCTCATTCTTGA
- the ahcY gene encoding adenosylhomocysteinase: MSTTTIPFVAYKVKDINLAAWGRKEIELAEAEMPGLMALRAEYGASQPLKGARIAGCLHMTIQTAVLIETLIALGAEVTWSSCNIFSTQDQAAAAIAAAGIQVYAWKGLNEEEFDWCIEQTLFFGEDRKPLNMILDDGGDLTNMVFDRYPELIPGIKGLSEETTTGVHRLYERMKNGTLFMPAINVNDSVTKSKFDNKYGCKESAVDAIRRATDVMLAGKRVVVCGYGDVGKGTAASFRGAGSIVTVTEIDPICALQAAMDGFEVKKLDTVVGNADIVITTTGNKDIVVGRHFEAMKDKTIVCNIGHFDNEIDMAWLNKNHGSTKTEVKPQVDIYNVNGKDIIILAEGRLVNLGCATGHPSFVMSNSFTNQTLAQIELWTNSAAYKNEVYMLPKHLDEKVAALHLAKLGVELETLNNEQAAYIGVEVQGPFKPEYYRY; this comes from the coding sequence ATGAGTACAACAACAATTCCATTTGTAGCGTATAAGGTAAAAGATATTAACCTTGCAGCTTGGGGAAGAAAAGAAATTGAATTGGCTGAGGCTGAAATGCCAGGTTTAATGGCGCTTCGTGCTGAATATGGTGCAAGCCAACCGTTAAAAGGAGCGCGTATTGCGGGATGTTTACACATGACCATTCAAACGGCAGTTTTAATTGAAACGTTAATTGCTTTAGGAGCTGAGGTAACTTGGTCTTCTTGTAATATTTTCTCAACTCAGGATCAAGCTGCTGCAGCTATTGCTGCTGCAGGAATTCAAGTATATGCTTGGAAAGGATTGAATGAAGAAGAATTTGACTGGTGTATTGAGCAAACATTATTCTTTGGTGAAGATAGAAAACCATTGAACATGATTTTAGATGATGGTGGAGATTTAACGAACATGGTTTTTGACCGTTACCCTGAATTAATTCCTGGAATCAAAGGATTATCTGAAGAGACTACAACAGGTGTTCACCGTTTATACGAAAGAATGAAAAACGGAACATTATTCATGCCGGCGATCAACGTAAATGACTCAGTAACTAAATCTAAATTTGATAACAAATACGGATGTAAAGAATCAGCAGTTGATGCGATTCGTCGTGCAACTGATGTTATGTTAGCTGGTAAAAGAGTAGTGGTTTGTGGATACGGTGACGTAGGTAAAGGTACAGCGGCTTCTTTTCGTGGTGCTGGTTCAATCGTAACTGTAACTGAAATTGATCCAATTTGTGCTTTACAAGCTGCAATGGACGGTTTCGAAGTTAAAAAATTAGATACTGTTGTTGGTAATGCTGATATCGTTATCACTACAACAGGGAATAAAGATATCGTTGTTGGAAGACATTTCGAAGCAATGAAAGATAAAACTATCGTTTGTAACATTGGTCACTTCGATAACGAAATCGACATGGCTTGGTTAAACAAAAACCATGGTTCAACAAAAACAGAAGTAAAACCACAAGTTGATATTTACAACGTAAACGGAAAAGATATCATCATCTTAGCTGAAGGTCGTTTAGTAAACTTAGGTTGTGCTACAGGTCATCCATCATTTGTAATGTCTAACTCTTTCACGAACCAAACATTGGCTCAAATCGAGTTATGGACTAACTCTGCAGCTTATAAAAATGAAGTGTACATGTTGCCTAAACATTTAGATGAAAAAGTAGCAGCTTTACACTTGGCTAAATTAGGAGTTGAATTAGAAACATTAAACAATGAGCAAGCTGCTTATATTGGTGTTGAAGTTCAAGGTCCATTCAAACCTGAGTACTACAGATATTAA
- a CDS encoding RNA polymerase sigma factor yields the protein MTQIEDQHYINLVLNGNTNSFATLVDRYKDMVYTLAVKMLNNKEEAEEIAQDTFIKVFNSLSKFKGESKFSTWVYKVTYNTCLDALKKKKKINNVSYIEDFSEHQTKALEGILDSIDEKERNQAIQQCLEELPSDEAFLVTLYYFDDQSVEEIAKVMNISTDNVKVKLFRTRKKLATILKRRLEPEMLDYYEYERR from the coding sequence ATGACGCAAATAGAAGATCAGCATTATATCAATTTAGTCCTAAATGGCAACACCAATAGTTTTGCTACTTTAGTAGACCGTTATAAGGATATGGTGTACACGCTTGCGGTCAAAATGCTCAACAATAAAGAAGAAGCCGAAGAAATTGCTCAAGATACATTTATAAAAGTCTTTAATTCTTTATCTAAGTTCAAAGGAGAATCTAAATTTTCAACGTGGGTGTATAAAGTAACTTACAATACTTGTTTAGATGCTTTAAAGAAAAAAAAGAAGATAAACAATGTCTCTTATATAGAAGATTTCAGCGAACATCAAACGAAAGCATTAGAAGGAATTTTAGACAGTATAGATGAAAAGGAACGGAATCAAGCCATACAGCAATGTCTAGAAGAACTCCCTAGTGATGAAGCTTTTTTAGTAACGTTATATTATTTTGATGATCAATCGGTCGAAGAAATTGCCAAAGTAATGAACATAAGTACTGACAATGTCAAAGTAAAATTGTTCCGAACGAGAAAAAAACTGGCCACTATTTTAAAAAGAAGATTAGAACCCGAAATGTTAGATTATTATGAATATGAAAGAAGATAA
- a CDS encoding DUF6249 domain-containing protein, translating into MLADILIPMSFFSAVFGVFYLYLSTRNRERLALIEKGVDASIFMPGAKSKSPFYKIILLNLALLLMGIGIGAFTALLLTAYTSLDENGVYPATIFTMAGVALFIGFNMTKKLDE; encoded by the coding sequence ATGTTAGCAGACATTTTAATTCCAATGAGTTTTTTCTCAGCAGTTTTTGGCGTTTTTTATCTTTACCTTTCAACTCGAAACAGAGAACGTTTGGCACTTATCGAAAAAGGAGTAGACGCCAGTATTTTTATGCCCGGAGCAAAAAGTAAATCACCTTTTTATAAAATAATACTTTTAAATTTGGCGTTATTGTTAATGGGTATAGGAATAGGTGCTTTTACAGCTTTATTATTAACAGCTTACACGTCATTAGATGAGAACGGTGTGTATCCGGCTACAATTTTTACAATGGCAGGTGTAGCTTTGTTTATTGGATTCAATATGACAAAAAAACTAGACGAATAA
- a CDS encoding M1 family metallopeptidase translates to MNKKRIIMASLLTLSMGTTNLQAQSQPANSVSKYSYHDAFAPGFYTKNGTETRSVSGQPGAKYWQNRADYKLTAVINEKNNEIVGTEVLTYTNNSPDKISFLWMNVDQNLFKNDSRGESVVPVSGSRNGDKGQVFDGGHKIKSVKIVSNNNGKSVEKDVKFEITDTRMQVFLPEELQGNGGKIALKIDFSFISPDYGSDRMGVLETKNGKIFSMAQWYPRMCVYDDIKGWNSLPYLGAGEFYLEYGDFDVSITAPSKHIVVCSGELVNANEVYTVEQQKRWKLAAQSDKTITIRSADEVLKADSRPSSTGTLTWRFKIKNSRDVSWASSAAFIVDAAKINLPSGKKSLAISAYSEESAGQEAWGRSTEYTKASIENYSKRWFEYPYPAAVNVASNAGGMEYPGIVFCDWKATGEDLWGVTDHEFGHTWFPMIVGSNERLFAWMDEGLNTFINSLSSYDFNNGEYKMRKMDMQKGANFLTGSDLEPIMTSPDGMKEQNLGILAYRKPSSGLTILREQVLGTERFDRALKMYVERWAFKHPAPDDFFRTIENVSGEDLNWFWRGWFVNNWKLDQGITKIKYLKNNPANGVLVSIVNLEKMAMPVVLEVKTKSGTTSRVKLPVEIWQRNVDWKFKLDSKEEIATITLDPDHAFPDVNPSNNVWEAGKGELEVVPSLAAYVGKFSSKQIPVKISFTDEDGMLVGTPDNNQGSLQFESAGENKFVSEQAGVEVKFNEAKNEFTLNMGGQSFLFTKS, encoded by the coding sequence ATGAACAAAAAACGTATTATAATGGCTTCCCTTTTGACTTTGTCAATGGGAACCACTAATTTGCAGGCTCAATCACAGCCTGCAAATTCTGTATCAAAATACAGTTATCACGATGCCTTTGCGCCAGGTTTTTATACTAAAAACGGAACCGAAACCCGTTCTGTAAGCGGTCAACCAGGAGCTAAATACTGGCAAAATAGAGCTGATTATAAATTAACGGCCGTTATAAATGAAAAAAATAATGAAATTGTTGGAACTGAGGTTTTGACTTATACCAACAATAGTCCAGATAAAATTTCATTTTTGTGGATGAATGTTGATCAGAATTTATTTAAAAATGATTCTAGAGGCGAAAGTGTGGTGCCAGTTTCGGGAAGTCGTAACGGAGATAAAGGGCAGGTTTTTGATGGAGGGCACAAAATAAAATCGGTTAAAATAGTTTCAAATAACAATGGTAAATCGGTAGAAAAAGATGTAAAGTTTGAAATTACAGACACTAGAATGCAGGTTTTTTTGCCAGAAGAATTGCAAGGTAATGGCGGAAAAATAGCTCTTAAAATAGACTTTTCTTTTATTTCACCTGATTACGGTTCAGACCGAATGGGGGTCTTAGAAACTAAAAATGGAAAAATATTCAGCATGGCACAGTGGTATCCAAGAATGTGCGTGTATGACGATATAAAAGGTTGGAATTCTTTACCTTATTTAGGTGCTGGTGAGTTTTATTTAGAATATGGGGATTTTGATGTAAGCATCACCGCACCTTCAAAACATATTGTAGTGTGTTCAGGAGAGTTGGTTAATGCCAATGAAGTCTATACTGTAGAGCAGCAAAAAAGATGGAAATTAGCAGCTCAAAGTGATAAAACTATAACGATTCGTTCTGCAGATGAAGTACTAAAAGCAGATTCAAGGCCCTCAAGTACAGGTACTTTAACATGGCGTTTTAAAATAAAAAACTCTCGTGATGTTTCATGGGCTTCTTCCGCGGCATTTATAGTTGATGCGGCTAAAATTAATCTGCCTAGTGGTAAAAAATCATTGGCCATTTCGGCTTATTCAGAAGAAAGTGCTGGACAAGAAGCTTGGGGAAGATCAACCGAATACACAAAAGCATCTATTGAAAATTATTCAAAACGTTGGTTTGAATATCCTTATCCAGCCGCTGTAAATGTGGCGAGTAACGCTGGTGGAATGGAATATCCTGGAATAGTATTTTGCGATTGGAAAGCAACTGGTGAAGATTTATGGGGAGTGACCGATCATGAATTTGGTCACACTTGGTTTCCTATGATTGTGGGGTCTAATGAACGTTTGTTTGCTTGGATGGATGAAGGCTTGAATACATTTATTAACTCGTTGAGTTCCTATGATTTTAATAATGGGGAATATAAAATGAGAAAAATGGACATGCAGAAAGGAGCTAATTTCCTAACAGGTTCCGACTTAGAGCCTATTATGACCTCACCTGACGGTATGAAAGAGCAAAACTTAGGGATTCTGGCCTACAGAAAGCCTTCTTCTGGATTAACCATATTAAGGGAACAGGTATTAGGCACTGAACGTTTTGATAGAGCATTGAAAATGTATGTAGAACGTTGGGCTTTCAAACATCCAGCACCAGATGATTTCTTTAGAACAATCGAAAATGTTTCAGGAGAAGATTTAAATTGGTTTTGGCGAGGATGGTTTGTGAATAATTGGAAATTAGATCAAGGAATAACTAAAATAAAATATTTGAAAAATAATCCGGCTAATGGGGTTCTAGTTTCAATCGTTAATTTAGAAAAAATGGCTATGCCGGTTGTTTTGGAAGTGAAAACTAAATCGGGTACGACAAGTAGAGTAAAATTGCCTGTTGAAATTTGGCAGCGAAATGTCGATTGGAAATTTAAGTTAGATTCAAAAGAAGAAATTGCAACAATTACCTTAGATCCTGATCACGCTTTCCCCGATGTAAATCCATCCAATAATGTTTGGGAAGCGGGTAAGGGTGAATTGGAAGTGGTTCCTTCACTTGCTGCTTATGTAGGTAAATTTTCAAGTAAACAAATTCCTGTAAAGATTAGTTTTACTGATGAAGATGGAATGCTTGTAGGAACTCCAGATAATAATCAAGGTTCTTTACAATTTGAATCGGCAGGAGAAAATAAATTTGTTTCAGAACAGGCTGGCGTTGAAGTGAAGTTTAACGAAGCAAAAAATGAATTTACTTTAAATATGGGTGGACAAAGCTTTTTGTTTACTAAAAGTTAA
- a CDS encoding acyl transferase, protein MFSTSDIFQIGSKKEFEKITLKVFRFQYDNNLVYQQFCQLLRKDKTNVKRIEDIPFLPIQFFKSHDVLSSSDAIQTTFTSSGTTGMSTSKHHVTDLEFYEESYRLGFRQFYGNIEDYVVLALLPSYLEREGSSLIYMVDDLIQLSNNPESGFYLNNYDDLIKKLVRLDNEGQNIILIGVTYALLDLVEKQKFNLKNTIIMETGGMKGRRKEIIREELHEILCNGFGVSEIHSEYGMTELLSQAYSLGNGVFECPSWMQILVRDPEDALTYVKEGKTGGINVIDLANINSCSFIATQDLGKITGNNSFEVLGRFDNSDIRGCNLMVL, encoded by the coding sequence ATGTTTTCAACTTCCGACATATTTCAAATTGGTTCGAAAAAAGAATTTGAGAAAATCACCTTAAAGGTTTTCCGATTTCAATATGACAATAATCTCGTCTACCAACAATTTTGTCAATTGCTAAGAAAAGACAAGACCAATGTCAAACGCATTGAAGACATCCCCTTTTTACCCATACAATTTTTCAAGAGTCATGATGTTTTAAGTTCATCCGATGCTATTCAAACTACCTTTACCAGTAGCGGCACAACTGGCATGAGCACTAGCAAACACCATGTTACTGATTTAGAGTTCTACGAAGAAAGCTATCGCTTAGGTTTTAGGCAATTTTATGGCAATATAGAAGATTATGTGGTTTTAGCCCTTCTTCCGTCTTATTTGGAACGTGAAGGCTCTTCATTAATCTATATGGTGGATGATTTAATTCAACTTTCCAATAATCCTGAAAGCGGATTTTACCTCAACAATTACGATGATTTAATCAAAAAACTAGTCCGACTTGATAATGAAGGTCAGAACATAATTTTAATTGGTGTGACTTATGCTTTATTGGATTTGGTTGAAAAGCAAAAATTCAATCTAAAAAACACTATTATCATGGAAACTGGAGGTATGAAAGGACGCCGCAAAGAAATCATTCGAGAAGAACTACACGAAATACTTTGTAACGGATTTGGCGTTTCTGAAATCCATTCGGAATATGGCATGACTGAATTACTTTCACAAGCTTATTCGCTTGGAAATGGCGTGTTTGAATGCCCTTCTTGGATGCAAATATTAGTGCGCGATCCCGAAGATGCTTTAACGTATGTAAAAGAAGGAAAAACAGGCGGAATTAACGTAATCGATTTAGCCAATATCAACTCTTGTTCGTTTATTGCTACACAAGATTTAGGAAAAATAACTGGAAATAATTCGTTTGAAGTATTGGGAAGATTTGACAATTCTGATATTCGTGGTTGTAATTTGATGGTACTCTAG
- a CDS encoding T9SS type A sorting domain-containing protein, giving the protein MKNNLTVNDANENSKNESELVEENTKATNIHGLKVMTRHSQKFGNQVYVISDSYSEKNVSFYDDEGKKVYSKKTVGTPINLSKLKRGIYTMEIVEGDKTDIKEITIE; this is encoded by the coding sequence ATGAAAAACAACCTTACTGTTAATGATGCAAATGAAAATTCTAAAAATGAATCTGAGTTAGTAGAAGAAAACACGAAAGCTACTAATATTCATGGGTTAAAAGTTATGACTAGACATTCTCAAAAATTTGGCAATCAAGTTTATGTTATTTCAGACTCATACTCTGAGAAAAATGTTTCTTTTTATGACGACGAGGGGAAAAAAGTATATTCTAAAAAAACAGTAGGAACACCTATAAATTTATCAAAGTTAAAAAGAGGAATATATACTATGGAAATTGTTGAAGGCGATAAAACTGATATCAAAGAAATAACTATAGAATAA
- a CDS encoding T9SS type A sorting domain-containing protein gives MKKIYFIGALLATVMSFGQTFSFTETGALSANGWTTHSGTAGQQTILTSASDSGNSLYKAGLAVSTGNRTAIVAGNSEDVNKAITAPITSGSVYYSVLVKVDPTALNLNSSTGDYSIAVTNNATASTTTFQARIYMKQGTAGGFLVGALNNSGGTANPTYATTELAANTTHLLVMKYDLATNTASLFINPTPGSAEPAPSSTNATGTTAAPTQIAGFVIRQGGNATAGTGNVEIDEIRVGQTWASVTPSNLSVAQNNITGLKVYPNPAKNTLYVTSDSFTAKEVQLYDVLGKSVLNTKTVNNTVNISSLSKGVYVVKITEEGKTATRKIVVE, from the coding sequence ATGAAAAAAATTTACTTTATAGGAGCTTTATTAGCTACAGTAATGTCATTTGGGCAAACATTTTCTTTTACAGAAACAGGAGCGTTATCAGCAAATGGATGGACAACTCACAGCGGAACAGCTGGACAACAAACAATACTAACAAGCGCAAGTGATTCAGGAAATAGTCTATATAAAGCTGGTCTAGCAGTTTCAACAGGAAACAGAACAGCCATTGTGGCAGGGAACTCAGAAGATGTTAATAAAGCAATAACAGCCCCAATAACATCAGGTTCTGTATATTATTCAGTATTAGTAAAAGTTGACCCTACGGCATTAAATTTAAACAGTTCTACAGGAGACTATTCAATTGCAGTAACTAATAATGCAACTGCATCTACTACAACTTTCCAAGCAAGGATTTACATGAAACAAGGAACTGCTGGAGGTTTCCTTGTAGGCGCTTTAAACAACAGTGGAGGAACTGCAAACCCTACATACGCTACAACTGAATTAGCTGCAAATACAACTCATTTGTTAGTTATGAAATATGATTTAGCTACAAACACAGCTAGCTTATTCATAAATCCAACTCCAGGATCTGCTGAACCAGCTCCATCTTCAACTAATGCAACTGGAACAACAGCAGCACCAACTCAAATTGCAGGCTTTGTAATACGTCAAGGAGGCAATGCAACCGCAGGAACTGGTAATGTCGAAATAGATGAAATACGTGTTGGACAAACATGGGCTTCTGTAACTCCTTCAAATTTAAGTGTTGCTCAAAATAACATTACTGGTTTAAAAGTATATCCTAATCCAGCTAAAAACACATTGTATGTAACTTCAGACAGTTTCACTGCTAAAGAAGTACAATTATATGATGTTTTAGGAAAATCTGTTTTAAACACTAAAACTGTAAACAATACAGTAAACATTTCATCTTTAAGCAAAGGTGTTTATGTAGTAAAAATTACTGAAGAAGGAAAAACTGCAACAAGAAAGATTGTTGTTGAATAA
- a CDS encoding T9SS type A sorting domain-containing protein has translation MKKKYFYITSLLFLFSLSVNAQEGKDSALTSKFQEQPFENLNIYPNPTGGDRVYISSKSLAPKEIEIFDVLGKKVMQVTINSKELNVSSLSSGVYIIKIKEGDLRATRKLIIK, from the coding sequence ATGAAGAAAAAATACTTTTATATTACATCCTTGTTATTCCTATTTTCTTTGAGCGTTAATGCTCAAGAGGGTAAGGATTCTGCATTGACTTCTAAATTCCAAGAACAACCTTTCGAAAATTTAAACATCTACCCTAATCCCACGGGAGGTGATCGTGTTTATATTTCATCAAAATCTTTAGCACCAAAAGAAATTGAAATTTTTGATGTACTGGGCAAAAAAGTAATGCAAGTTACCATAAACTCAAAAGAGTTAAATGTTTCTTCATTATCCTCAGGCGTTTACATTATCAAGATAAAAGAAGGTGATTTGCGTGCTACCCGAAAATTAATTATCAAGTAA